In Mycoplasmopsis maculosa, one genomic interval encodes:
- a CDS encoding htpn, producing the protein MDINEKIKLFNKTNEKIERLTTDYPKQNKIKFNSFEQFTKYGLMNTITTLWSKFPKIYDTKNDLIKFNNKINILINLQKLESFLYTDGVAALRNDFNVGQVLDFIETNNELTYLKVKLFFESKSYNFQIIEEYKLTNFKVDFKYEIVNDLRNKLSENEIEQIIFKDFNYKPKLVTKIPYQLFKNLFNCIPDLKNVNKEWFKMLDDDLKLLSRDSFISAPWIFSSGNGDIKRLVQQGYDDVDERFIKLNSLNNLYNNQDLIRLYQGLPQSPVLIQKIDKTIALIKKFGFMKSDTSDLGTKNIHSVEAEQINSDFEDFIEMKANIRELQLLEFFEKFYSNLSIENIIITGSTAWLHEQAKILTTDQNGTIINNNPPEINEIEEEKVKI; encoded by the coding sequence ATGGATATTAATGAAAAGATTAAATTATTCAATAAAACTAATGAAAAAATAGAAAGATTAACTACTGATTATCCAAAACAAAATAAAATTAAGTTTAATTCATTTGAACAATTTACAAAATATGGCTTAATGAATACAATAACAACATTATGGTCTAAGTTTCCTAAAATTTATGATACTAAAAATGATTTAATTAAGTTTAACAATAAAATTAACATTTTAATTAATTTACAAAAATTAGAATCGTTTTTATATACAGATGGAGTGGCAGCTTTAAGAAATGATTTTAACGTAGGACAAGTATTAGATTTTATTGAAACTAATAATGAATTAACATATCTTAAAGTTAAGTTATTTTTTGAATCTAAGTCATATAATTTTCAAATTATTGAAGAATATAAACTAACTAATTTTAAAGTTGATTTTAAATACGAAATAGTTAATGATTTAAGAAATAAATTAAGTGAAAATGAAATAGAGCAAATAATATTTAAAGATTTTAATTACAAACCAAAATTAGTAACTAAAATACCTTATCAATTGTTTAAAAATTTATTTAATTGCATCCCTGATTTAAAAAATGTAAATAAAGAATGATTTAAAATGCTAGATGATGATTTAAAACTTTTAAGTCGTGATAGTTTTATATCAGCACCTTGAATTTTTTCAAGTGGAAACGGTGATATAAAAAGATTAGTACAGCAAGGATATGATGATGTAGATGAAAGATTTATTAAGCTAAATAGTTTAAATAATCTTTACAATAATCAGGATTTAATTAGACTATATCAAGGCTTGCCACAATCACCAGTATTAATTCAAAAAATAGACAAAACAATAGCATTAATTAAAAAATTTGGGTTTATGAAATCAGATACTAGTGATTTAGGTACTAAAAATATTCATAGTGTTGAAGCTGAACAAATTAATAGTGATTTTGAAGATTTTATTGAAATGAAAGCAAATATACGTGAATTGCAATTACTTGAATTTTTTGAAAAATTTTATTCAAATCTAAGCATTGAAAATATTATCATTACAGGTTCAACGGCGTGATTACATGAACAAGCTAAAATATTAACAACTGATCAAAATGGTA